One region of Sardina pilchardus chromosome 18, fSarPil1.1, whole genome shotgun sequence genomic DNA includes:
- the mkks gene encoding McKusick-Kaufman/Bardet-Biedl syndromes putative chaperonin: MSRLCKKTQSVCTDDPLSDDGVGRKITLLRQIVTSCYGPYGRLKQVHNNVGGHVQTTSTSAVLFRTVQTSEPLLKLLMVSLQNHIQRFSDCGLFAAILCLELVENIKILDIRAGVVISVIRHLQKLCNTYLMGRDCNCKVKIDFNSCQELLALTRSTIMSKPACGLNPTETHYISTLVLKAFLQTISTSLSDNVHLGKTVVVPLEGEAVEKSAVFSGILIDMPELFPSEAVESLDSGPYRVAVFSASLSGDLSEIGEKTLEIHHGADPEADLLGTLLQLGEQVIRDGVTLFMCQRVIHPILQQYLEERGVLVVERLGIALLDPVITMTGAQAMATFHTPVPAEAYGGVNALRIQCFGSRKMLHLIPSGDPVVCTMVLCHRNETMLDELKLACERAAHVLRLTLKDPYALLGGGCTETHLAAYTRHMSQENLLDVSTALDCSPSDVLQGADAFCQSLEAVAAALEHDGGDSLIDLTHGHRWTSASDEVGHTNRASSCSCGLISNSAALRWTHLNTKYPYFCPAPPTSSASQVCVLDSFLAKLSALNVAVEMASFLLEVKYTIRDVN, translated from the exons ATGTCACGTCTCTGCAAGAAAACACAGTCTGTCTGCACGGATGATCCTCTGTCTGATGATGGAGTAGGCAGGAAAATTACATTGCTGCGGCAGATTGTAACATCATGTTATGGTCCATACGGCAGATTAAAGCAAGTTCATAACAATGTAGGAGGCCACGTTCAAACCACCTCCACATCGGCAGTGCTATTCAGAACTGTGCAAACGTCCGAACCATTACTGAAGCTGTTGATGGTTTCCTTACAGAACCACATACAGCGTTTCAGTGACTGTGGATTATTCGCAGCTATTCTTTGTCTTGAGCTTGTCGAAAACATTAAAATACTTGATATTCGAGCCGGCGTTGTGATCTCTGTGATCAGGCATCTACAGAAGCTATGCAACACATATCTAATGGGAAGGGACTGCAACTGTAAGGTCAAAATAGATTTCAACAGCTGTCAGGAACTTCTGGCCTTAACTCGAAGCACTATCATGAGCAAACCAGCGTGTGGTCTTAATCCCACTGAAACACATTACATTAGCACTTTGGTGTTAAAGGCCTTCCTACAAACAATTTCTACCAGTCTTTCTGATAATGTGCATCTTGGCAAGACAGTAGTGGTTCCTTTGGAGGGTGAAGCAGTGGAGAAATCTGCTGTCTTTTCAGGGATCTTAATAGACATGCCTGAGTTGTTTCCATCTGAAGCTGTAGAGAGCCTTGACTCTGGTCCCTATAGAGTAGCCGTGTTCAGTGCCTCACTGTCTGGAGATCTGTCAGAGATTGGGGAGAAGACTCTTGAGATCCACCATGGAGCTGATCCAGAAGCAGACCTCCTAGGCACGCTTCTGCAGCTGGGTGAGCAGGTGATCAGGGACGGGGTGACCCTGTTTATGTGCCAGAGGGTGATCCACCCCATCCTGCAGCAGTACCTGGAAGAACGTGGTGTATTGGTGGTGGAGAGGCTGGGCATCGCTCTCTTGGATCCAGTCATCACCATGACAG GTGCTCAGGCCATGGCAACTTTCCACACTCCAGTTCCTGCAGAGGCCTATGGAGGGGTGAATGCACTACGGATACAGTGTTTTGGATCTAGAAAGATGCTGCACCTAATACCCTCTGGGGACCCTGTGGTGTGTACCATGGTGCTTTGCCACAGGAATGAGACCATGCTGGATGAACTCAAG TTGGCATGTGAGAGGGCAGCTCATGTGTTGCGGCTGACTTTGAAGGACCCTTATGCACTGCTGGGGGGTGGCTGCACGGAGACACATCTAGCTGCTTACACCCGCCACATG AGTCAGGAAAATCTGTTGGACGTTTCCACTGCACTGGACTGCTCTCCCTCAGACGTCCTGCAGGGGGCAGATGCTTTTTGTCAGTCGCTGGAAGCTGTGGCAGCAGCACTTGAGCACGACGGCGGTGACTCCCTAATCGACCTGACGCACGGCCATCGCTGGACCTCCGCCTCAGATGAAGTCGGGCATACCAACCGAGCCAGCTCCTGTAGCTGTGGTTTGATATCGAACAGTGCAGCTTTGCGGTGGACCCACCTCAACACCAAATACCCCTATTTCTGTCCAGCGCCCCCAACAAGCTCTGCTTCTCAGGTGTGCGTGCTAGACTCCTTTCTGGCCAAACTCAGTGCTCTGAATGTGGCTGTGGAGATGGCCAGCTTCCTCCTCGAGGTGAAGTACACGATTAGGGATGTGAATTAA